The following is a genomic window from Streptomyces sp. BHT-5-2.
CTCCGGCGCGAGATTTCCGTCAGGGGCGAGGGGCGAGGCGGGAGCGGAGGGCGACGCATTCGCGCGGCTCATTCCCCGCCTCGCCCCGTGTCCGCGGAATTCCGTTACGCGCAGAGCAGGACGATGAGTCCTTTGCAGTCACCGTCTTCGCCCTCGCCGCCGTGGCCGCCGCGATTTCCGTGGCCGCCCTGGTGGCCCCGCTCAAGGAAGCCCCAGTCGCTCTCGCCGTCACCGTCGCTCCGGGAGCCCCCCTTGTCGGCACCGTCGTGTCGTGAATCCCCCTTGCCGGCGCCGTGCTTGCTGGTCGTATCCGACTTGGACGAGGAGTGGCTGCTGCCCTTGCCCCCGTCCGGGTCGGGCTTCCCGGCGGCGAGGGCGGCCGTCGGCGCCCCCGCCGCGAGAGCGATGCCCAGAGCGGCACCGACCGCGAATATTCGAGAAACGGATTTCTTCTGGCGATTCATGCGCTTTGTGTCCATGGGACCACCATGCACACGCCCGCGGAAGATTTCGCCCCGAGGAGAGCCGATCGGGTGAAAGGCGCGAATAGCGGCAATTCGCGGAATAGGCCGTCACGGATCACTCGATTTGGCCGGGTTCGCGTTTCTGGAATTCGTGGTGGTGGGCGGGGCGGCGCACCTCGGTTCGCTCGGTCCGGCTGGTTCGATTTGATCCGTTTTGAGTCGGTGAGCGGGAAGGCGCGGCGCACGGCGCCGCCTGGTCAGCGGGTGGCGAAGGGCTGGTCGGTGGGGACGATCTCGCGGCCGAGGGGCAGCAGGGAGAGCGGGATCATCTTGAAGTTGGCGATGCCGAACGGGATCCCGATGATCGTCACGCACAGCGCGATCCCGGTGGCGATGTGGCCCAAGGCCAGCCACCAGCCCGCGAAGACGATCCAGATCAGATTGCCGACCGCCGAACCGGCACCGGCGTCCCGACGCTCCACCGTCGTCCGGCCGAACGGCCACAGCGCGTAGCCGGCGATACGAAAGCTGGCAATGCCGAACGGGATCGTGACGATCAGGATGCAGCAGATCACGCCCGCGAGGACGTACCCGAGTGCCATCCAGAAGCCGCTGAGGACCAGCCAGATAACGTTGAGGATGAACTTCATGATCGGCAGCCTTCCACGGGCACATCGGCGAACGGTTCTGACCTGGTAGACGCGCCGACCGTCGCCAACCGTTGCGGCGGGCAGTGCCGCAATCGGGCTTCTTTCAGTCTGCCGCAGGCCGGCCGTGTTCAAGGTATTGCGGGCGGGCCCAGCGCTCTCTTCGCACGGCCACGCGGAACGGCGCGGGCCACTCCCGTGGGCTTCGGGGCGTGGGGGGATCAGGGGTGGTGGTGGCCAGCCATTTGTTCCAGTCGGGCGATGCGGTCGCGCATCGGGGGGTGGGTGGAGAAGAGGCGGGAGAGGCCCTCACCGGGGCGGAACGGGTTGGCGATCATCATGTGGCCGGCGGTCTCCAGGCGGGGTTCGGGGGGCAGCGGGAGCTGCTGGGTGCCGATCTCCAGCTTGCGGAGCGCGGAGGCCAGGGCGAGGGGATCGCCGGTGAGCCGGGCACCGGAGGCGTCGGCCTGGTACTCGCGGGACCGGCTGACGGCGAGCTGGATGAGCGAGGCGGCGACCGGGCCGAGGA
Proteins encoded in this region:
- a CDS encoding YccF domain-containing protein, coding for MKFILNVIWLVLSGFWMALGYVLAGVICCILIVTIPFGIASFRIAGYALWPFGRTTVERRDAGAGSAVGNLIWIVFAGWWLALGHIATGIALCVTIIGIPFGIANFKMIPLSLLPLGREIVPTDQPFATR